The Panicum hallii strain FIL2 chromosome 9, PHallii_v3.1, whole genome shotgun sequence genome has a window encoding:
- the LOC112873312 gene encoding phylloplanin-like yields the protein MAPRSLTLLAALLVAAAAADQVGAGVPAPAGVSPLVGYEIIYGRVPCRNGSSIDGKAGPPFPNATVELVCRENPAVRVLNMTTDAAGRFGVYTVKIPNIDGVLHDALHDRCRVVVITPLAACDESLAGVTGRLTAPLKLPPHPPIGLGVGFSLVFTVGAFSVV from the exons ATGGCGCCCAGGAGCCTTACCCTCCTCGCCgccctcctcgtcgccgccgccgccgccgaccaggTTGGTGCCGgcgtgccggcgccggcgggcgtgAGTCCCCTAGTTGGCTACGAGATCATCTACGGCAGAGTGCCGTGCCGCAACGGGAGCTCCATCGACGGAAAGGCGGGCCCGCCGTTCCCCA ACGCCACCGTGGAGCTGGTGTGCCGCGAAAACCCCGCCGTCAGGGTGCTCAACATGACGACggacgccgccggccgcttcgGCGTCTACACGGTCAAGATCCCCAACATCGACGGCGTGCTCCACGACGCGCTGCACGACCGGTGCAGGGTGGTGGTGATCACCCCTCTGGCCGCCTGCGACGAGTCCCTGGCCGGCGTCACCGGGAGGCTGACCGCGCCGCTGAAGCTGCCGCCGCACCCGCCCATCGGCCTCGGGGTCGGCTTCTCCCTCGTCTTCACCGTCGGGGCCTTCTCCGTAGTCTAG